In the genome of Corynebacterium glucuronolyticum DSM 44120, the window TGGCGTTCGCGTTGTCTGCGCCAGGCTTCGTCTCTGCGGCCGGTTCGTCAGCCTTCGGCTTCGTGACGTTCGCGTTGTCTGCGCCAGGCTTCGTCTCTGCGCCAGGCTTCGTCTCTGCGCCAGGCTTCGTCTCTGCGCCAGGCTTCGTCTCTGCGGCCGGTTCGTCGGTCTTCGGCTTCGTGACGTTCGCGGTGGCCGTCTCCGTAGTTGGGGTAGCTGGGCTGGACTCGGCATCCGCCTTGGGTGCAGCCGCCCTGGCGGCCGTATTCGAGGTGTTGGACTCGGTGCTTGCCGTCGTTGTTTCGGAGGTAGTGGTGGCTGAAGGGGCAGGTGTCGACCCTGAGGTTTCTGTGGACGGGGCTGCAGCACGGTCCGCGAGAGCGCCGATCTCACCCACCGCCGCAGAAAATGCCATAATGCTATTTCCTAGATCCTCAGCAGCGGCTGCCTTATCTGGGGTCGGCTGAGTAGCGGAAGGCTCCGCGGAAGCCGGGCGCTTCTTCAGGATGCCGACCATCGCTTTTTGCTCCCCTGCCCCAAGCTCAAGGGTGAGGGTTGTGGAGTTGTCCTTATTATCCGTCCGGACCAGCGGAACATCCGTGGAACCGGAACGAGTGATCGTCGAAAAGTCCTTGTGCCCAAGACGGTCGGGAGCAACCTCGAGAGCCAGCCCCTTCCAGTCCTCAGCGGAGGTGGTGACCTTCACCTTCTGCCCATTCAGGTCGGGAACAACAAGGGTCAGTGGCTCCGGCTTGCCGTCCTTGGTCAGAGTGACCGTGATCTTCTGGGTCGCCTCCTTATCGGCGCTTACCAGGGTAGACACACCATCAATGTCGAAAGCTGCGGCCTTCTTATCCGTGGCGATTGGCGACTGCTCGTCACCAACCTTCACCCTCACGGTGTACCCCTCGAGACCAGGGACTGTTGCCTCCTTGCCCGGAATGATGCGCCCGTCAGGACCCGTCACACCAGCCAAATCAAGCCAGAAGACGTCCTCCACGTGCTTGTCCGTGCCCTGCTTCGCGTACGCCGCCAGCGCCGGGGCAGGAACCACGACGGCTCCCGTCACCGCTAGTGCAGCTGCCGTCAACGCAGCCAAAGCCTTCTTGTGAGCCATACCTACCTCATTACCTCCATACATTCTCTTCCACTAAACAGGTTAGGGGATAAAGAAACAAACGTAAACAGGAGGGGGTTTGACCTAAAGTAGGGGTATGGACGTAACTATCTACGACGTAGCTGAACGCGCGGGTGTTGCAGCCTCCACCGTTTCCCGGGCTTTTTCCCGGCCAGACCGTGTGAGCTTCAAGACTGCGGAGAAGATTCGACGCGCCGCAGTAGAACTCGGCTACCACCAGGACCTCGAGGTTCGTGCGGGAACCAACCGCAAAACCGAGATCCTTGGGCTTGTCGTAGCGGACATCGCCAATCCCTTCTTCTTAGAACTGGCGCGCGGCGCACAACACGCCGCAGCAACGCACCAAATGCTCGTGGCCACCGTCAACACCAACGAATCCACCGTCCGTGGGCGTACTGCCGTAGACAAGCTCGCACCGTTTGTCGACGGCCTCCTCCTCGCTTCCACCCGCGTCGCCGCCGCCGACATCCAAAAGATTGCCCGTGGCATCCCCACCGTTGTCTGCAACCGCCCGGTTCAGGGCGTACCCAGCGTCCTCGTAGACAACCACGACGGCGCCCTCAAAGCCATGCTCCACCTCGAAGCCCACGGCTGCACCACCGTCACCTACCTCGCCGGCCCCGAAGGCGCCTGGGCCGACGGCATGCGCTGGCGCGGAGTCATCGACGCTGTCAACGCACCCGACCGCGACTACGGACGTGGCCTCCAACCAACGGCCAAGCAAACAGAGCAACTAGCGCGCATCCAAGTTCGGCAACTGCGCATGGATCAGCCCACAATCACCGGCGGGCGACGTGCGTTTGAGATTTGGAAGGAAAACCCCTCCGACGCCGTCATCTGCTACAACGACCTCGCCGCCATCGGCTTCATCAAAGGCGCCCAGGCACACGGCATCCAGGTGCCTGACGACGTCAAGGTCATCGGCTTCGACAACACCGAAATGACCGTGGTCAACTCCCCCACACTCACCACAGTGGCAGGCCCTCTGCGCACCGTCGGCCGCGTCGCCGCTGCCAACCTCATCGCCCTGATTGAGGGCATGAACGTTCCCCTATCCAAGCCCCGTCGCCTGCCCACCCGGCTCATCGTCCGCGAATCGACAGGGCCTGTCATATCCTAAACCTCGGCCCCGGGCGGATCGGCCACGCCTTTTCTATATTCCGTAATTGCGCAAGCGGAAAAGGCCTCTTCGCATTCCGCCTCAGGACAGCGCGCAGATTATCCACCCATGCCGGATCCCTAAAACCGTTCTTATCCAGGCGAAAAGCATTGATGCCCAGCGTCCCCAGTTCATGCTGACGTTCCATATCATCCTGCGCCGCATCAGCCGGGGCCACACCATGCAAACCCCTATATTTCCCCTGGCCGTCATACTCCACAGCCACAGACTCATCACGGAACAACAAATCCGGCCGCGCTATGAACCTTCCCGTTACATCCAGCACCTTCGGCTGAACCAGCGGCGCAGGAAAATCATTCACATACAGCTCCAACCGCACCAACGACTCCCGCACCGACTCCGCGCCCGGATGGGAAAGAAAACACGCAATCCGCGCAGCCTTCGTTCCGCGCAGACGCCCCTCCTGCTCACCTAGCAAACGAAGAACCTCATCCCAGTTCACCAGGTTCCGCCGTCGCGCATCATCCATC includes:
- a CDS encoding LacI family DNA-binding transcriptional regulator, which codes for MDVTIYDVAERAGVAASTVSRAFSRPDRVSFKTAEKIRRAAVELGYHQDLEVRAGTNRKTEILGLVVADIANPFFLELARGAQHAAATHQMLVATVNTNESTVRGRTAVDKLAPFVDGLLLASTRVAAADIQKIARGIPTVVCNRPVQGVPSVLVDNHDGALKAMLHLEAHGCTTVTYLAGPEGAWADGMRWRGVIDAVNAPDRDYGRGLQPTAKQTEQLARIQVRQLRMDQPTITGGRRAFEIWKENPSDAVICYNDLAAIGFIKGAQAHGIQVPDDVKVIGFDNTEMTVVNSPTLTTVAGPLRTVGRVAAANLIALIEGMNVPLSKPRRLPTRLIVRESTGPVIS